Proteins found in one Brachyspira murdochii DSM 12563 genomic segment:
- a CDS encoding tetratricopeptide repeat protein yields the protein MQEVLEQYEEAIKYYNKAVELYPNDTIITEEFLRKI from the coding sequence GAGGTATTAGAACAATATGAAGAAGCTATAAAATACTATAACAAAGCAGTAGAATTATACCCTAATGATACAATTATAACAGAGGAGTTTCTGAGGAAAATTTAG